From Drosophila virilis strain 15010-1051.87 chromosome X, Dvir_AGI_RSII-ME, whole genome shotgun sequence, the proteins below share one genomic window:
- the waw gene encoding translation factor waclaw, mitochondrial has translation MYKTIRWTRLLTQTTGHSTWKRLAGYRTLCTTLARLEDKSDSAAASNLSEDALLRQFAEMPVQRIRNFSIIAHVDHGKSTLADRVLELTGAISRNAGQHQVLDSLQVERERGITVKAQTASIFYKYKQQLYLLNLIDTPGHVDFSNEVSRSLAACDGVILLVDACHGVQAQTVANYHLAKQRQLAVVPVLNKIDIKHAQPDQVTRDMQLLFGIEPASVLRVSAKLGTGVDQVLERVIETIPPPNVQRESAFRALIFDSWFDKYRGALNLIYVLNGQLAVGQDIQSLATKKVYPVKSLSVLRPAECAVHGLLAGQVGLIACNMRNSKESIIGDTIHLKHQTATAAGTYRPQQPLVFAGIFPVDQSKHVALRSAIDKMVLNDSAVTVNVDSSPALGQGWRLGFLGLLHMEVFCQRLEQEHGAEPIITAPSVTYRIVLRNPKLIKQHGRNTLDISNAALLPDPSNIEEYHEPLVLGTIITPTEYVGQIIGLCVERRGLQQSSVNIDESRILMKYVLPLSEIILDFHDRLKSLSSGYASFSYEDHGYHQTHLVRLDIHLNGRPIEELCRIVHASKATGVARQMVHKLKDLIPKQMVQIAIQACVGSKVLARETIKAYRKDVTAKLYGGDVTRRMKLLKQQSEGKKKMRMFANIRVPHETFIDVLKR, from the exons ATGTACAAAACAATACGCTGGACGCGTTTGCTAACGCAAACAACTGGCCACAGCACATGGAAACGTCTGGCCGGCTATCGCACACTCTGCACGACCTTGGCCCGCTTGGAAGACAAATCGGATTCGGCGGCGGCGTCCAATTTGTCGGAGGATGCGCTGCTCCGGCAATTCGCCGAGATGCCTGTGCAGCGTATTCGCAACTTTAGCATCATTGCGCATGTCGATCATGGCAAGAGCACGCTGGCGGATCGTGTGCTTGAGCTGACAGGCGCAATTTCACGCAATGCCGGCCAGCATCAGGTGCTCGACAGTTTGCAGGTGGAGCGGGAACGCGGCATCACAGTGAAGGCACAGACCGCCTCCATATTCTACAAATATAAGCAGCAGCTGTATCTGCTGAATTTAATCGATACGCCTGGCCACGTGGATTTCTCCAACGAG GTCTCCCGCTCGCTGGCCGCCTGCGATGGCGTCATCCTGCTGGTGGATGCCTGCCACGGCGTACAGGCGCAAACCGTGGCCAATTATCATCTGGCCAAGCAGCGACAATTGGCCGTTGTGCCGGTGCTCAACAAGATCGACATCAAGCATGCCCAGCCCGACCAGGTGACTAGGGATATGCAGCTGCTGTTCGGCATTGAACCTGCCAGTGTGCTGCGTGTCTCCGCCAAACTGGGCACTGGCGTTGACCAGGTGCTGGAGCGTGTCATTGAGACAATTCCGCCGCCAAATGTGCAGCGCGAGAGCGCATTTCGTGCCCTAATCTTTGACAGCTGGTTCGACAAATATCGCGGCGCACTCAATCTCATCTATGTGCTTAACGGCCAGCTGGCCGTGGGCCAGGATATACAGTCGCTGGCCACCAAGAAGGTGTATCCCGTCAAGAGTCTCTCCGTGCTGCGTCCGGCCGAGTGCGCTGTGCACGGCCTGCTGGCCGGCCAGGTGGGCCTCATTGCCTGCAATATGCGCAACAGCAAGGAGTCCATCATTGGCGACACGATTCACCTGAAGCATCAAACGGCGACGGCTGCCGGCACCTATCGGCCACAGCAGCCGCTTGTCTTTGCCGGCATCTTTCCGGTCGACCAGTCCAAGCATGTGGCACTGCGCAGCGCCATTGACAAAATGGTGCTCAACGATTCGGCGGTGACGGTCAATGTGGACTCCAGTCCGGCGCTGGGTCAGGGCTGGCGTCTTGGCTTTCTGGGCCTGCTGCATATGGAGGTGTTCTGTCAGCGTCTGGAGCAGGAGCATGGCGCTGAGCCGATCATAACGGCACCTTCGGTCACATATCGGATTGTGCTGCGCAATCCCAAGCTGATCAAGCAGCACGGCAGGAACACGCTGGACATATCGAATGCGGCCTTGCTGCCCGATCCGTCCAACATTGAGGAGTACCATGAGCCGCTAGTGCTGGGCACCATCATAACGCCCACGGAATATGTGGGCCAAATAATTGGATTGTGCGTGGAGCGACGCGGCCTGCAACAGAGCTCGGTGAACATCGATGAGTCGCGCATCCTGATGAAGTATGTGCTGCCGTTGAGCGAGATTATATTGGATTTTCATGATCGACTGAAATCGCTGAGCTCCGGCTATGCCAGTTTCAGCTATGAGGATCATGGCTATCATCAGACGCATCTGGTGCGCCTGGACATACATCTGAATGGGCGGCCCATCGAGGAGCTGTGCCGGATTGTGCACGCCAGCAAGGCAACCGGCGTTGCCCGCCAAATGGTGCAcaagctcaaggatctcataCCCAAACAGATGGTACAGATTGCCATACAGGCGTGCGTGGGCAGCAAAGTGCTTGCGCGCGAAACCATCAAGGCCTATCGCAAGGATGTAACGGCCAAGCTG TATGGCGGCGATGTGACGCGTCGCATGAAGCTGCTCAAACAACAGTCGGAGGGCAAAAAGAAGATGCGCATGTTTGCCAACATTCGTGTGCCGCACGAGACTTTTATCGATGTGCTCAAGCGCTAA